The following coding sequences lie in one Osmerus mordax isolate fOsmMor3 chromosome 13, fOsmMor3.pri, whole genome shotgun sequence genomic window:
- the gfod2 gene encoding glucose-fructose oxidoreductase domain-containing protein 2 isoform X1 has translation MLPGVGVFGTGSTARVLVPLLRSEGFEVHALWGRSEEEACSLAKELGIPFHTSQSDDVLLHPDVDLVCIYIPPPLTRQIAVKALGIGKNVVCEKAATAVDAFKMVTAGLYYPQLLSVVGNTLRFLPAFVSMRQLLAKGYVGELQVCDVRVYGPSLLDQSYGWTCEELMGGGGLHTVGSAIIDLLSHLTRARARRVHGLLRTFVRQNSSIHGIRRVTSDDFCFFQMLMGEASSGLGSGLGSGPGSEPGGVCCTVTLNFNMPGAFVHEVMVVGSAGRLVARGTELFGQLNGASGEELLLGESGDVGPEGRDLPLPHLRGLGSMVTALRHAFQAHEERRSWARGPVAMAATFEDGLYVQTVVEAVKLSSRSGEWESVEVMTQEPDPNHNLCEALQRNKN, from the exons ATGTTGCCAGGCGTAGGTGTGTTCGGCACTGGGAGCACAGCGAGGGTGCTGGTCCCACTGCTGCGATCAGAGGGGTTCGAGGTGCACGCCCTCTGGGGCCGCAGTGAGGAGGAGGCGTGCTCTCTCGCCAAGGAGCTGGGAATTCCATTtcacaccagccaatcagacgaTGTCCTGCTGCACCCTGATGTTGACCTGGTCTGCATCTATATCCCGCCTCCACTCACGAGGCAGATCGCTGTGAAAGCCCTGG GCATTGGTAAGAATGTTGTCTGTGAGAAGGCTGCTACAGCCGTAGACGCCTTCAAGATGGTGACCGCCGGGCTCTATTACCCCCAGCTGCTGAGTGTAGTGGGAAACACGCTCCGCTTCCTGCCTGCGTTTGTGTCGATGCGCCAGCTCCTGGCCAAGGGATATGTGGGCGAGCTGCAGGTGTGCGACGTGCGCGTCTACGGCCCCAGCCTCCTCGACCAATCATACGGTTGGACCTGTGAGGAGTTAATGGGAGGGGGCGGGCTTCACACAGTTGGCTCCGCCATCATAGACCTGCTGAGTCACCTGACCAGGGCGCGGGCTCGCCGGGTGCACGGCCTTTTACGCACCTTCGTCAGGCAGAACAGCTCCATCCATGGCATTCGCCGGGTCACCAGTGATGACTTCTGCTTCTTCCAGATGCTGATGGGTGAGGCTAGCTCTGGCCTTGGCTCCGGCCTTGGCTCCGGTCCTGGCTCCGAGCCTGGAGGTGTGTGCTGCACTGTGACACTGAACTTCAACATGCCTGGGGCTTTTGTGCATGAGGTAATGGTGGTGGGCTCGGCAGGCAGGCTGGTTGCCAGGGGAACAGAGCTGTTTGGCCAGCTTAACGGGGCCAGTGGAGAGGAGCTCTTGCTGGGGGAGAGTGGCGATGTTGGGCCAGAGGGCCGGGACCTCCCCCTTCCACACCTGCGGGGCCTAGGCTCCATGGTAACAGCGCTGAGACACGCCTTCCAAGCACACGAGGAGCGGCGGTCATGGGCAAGGGGGCCGGTTGCTATGGCAGCGACATTTGAGGATGGGTTGTATGTACAAACAGTGGTGGAGGCTGTGAAGCTGTCGAGCCGCAGTGGCGAGTGGGAGAGCGTGGAGGTCATGACCCAGGAACCAGATCCCAACCACAACCTGTGTGAGGCGCTCCAGAGAAATAAGAACTGA
- the gfod2 gene encoding glucose-fructose oxidoreductase domain-containing protein 2 isoform X2: MLYSIIHTKHTVLLGSGPTQEVQSSCPLLPGLGIGKNVVCEKAATAVDAFKMVTAGLYYPQLLSVVGNTLRFLPAFVSMRQLLAKGYVGELQVCDVRVYGPSLLDQSYGWTCEELMGGGGLHTVGSAIIDLLSHLTRARARRVHGLLRTFVRQNSSIHGIRRVTSDDFCFFQMLMGEASSGLGSGLGSGPGSEPGGVCCTVTLNFNMPGAFVHEVMVVGSAGRLVARGTELFGQLNGASGEELLLGESGDVGPEGRDLPLPHLRGLGSMVTALRHAFQAHEERRSWARGPVAMAATFEDGLYVQTVVEAVKLSSRSGEWESVEVMTQEPDPNHNLCEALQRNKN; this comes from the exons ATGCTATATTCTAtcatacacaccaaacacactgtTTTGCTGGGGTCGGGCCCCACCCAGGAAGTACAGTCTTCCTGCCCCCTACTCCCAGGCTTAG GCATTGGTAAGAATGTTGTCTGTGAGAAGGCTGCTACAGCCGTAGACGCCTTCAAGATGGTGACCGCCGGGCTCTATTACCCCCAGCTGCTGAGTGTAGTGGGAAACACGCTCCGCTTCCTGCCTGCGTTTGTGTCGATGCGCCAGCTCCTGGCCAAGGGATATGTGGGCGAGCTGCAGGTGTGCGACGTGCGCGTCTACGGCCCCAGCCTCCTCGACCAATCATACGGTTGGACCTGTGAGGAGTTAATGGGAGGGGGCGGGCTTCACACAGTTGGCTCCGCCATCATAGACCTGCTGAGTCACCTGACCAGGGCGCGGGCTCGCCGGGTGCACGGCCTTTTACGCACCTTCGTCAGGCAGAACAGCTCCATCCATGGCATTCGCCGGGTCACCAGTGATGACTTCTGCTTCTTCCAGATGCTGATGGGTGAGGCTAGCTCTGGCCTTGGCTCCGGCCTTGGCTCCGGTCCTGGCTCCGAGCCTGGAGGTGTGTGCTGCACTGTGACACTGAACTTCAACATGCCTGGGGCTTTTGTGCATGAGGTAATGGTGGTGGGCTCGGCAGGCAGGCTGGTTGCCAGGGGAACAGAGCTGTTTGGCCAGCTTAACGGGGCCAGTGGAGAGGAGCTCTTGCTGGGGGAGAGTGGCGATGTTGGGCCAGAGGGCCGGGACCTCCCCCTTCCACACCTGCGGGGCCTAGGCTCCATGGTAACAGCGCTGAGACACGCCTTCCAAGCACACGAGGAGCGGCGGTCATGGGCAAGGGGGCCGGTTGCTATGGCAGCGACATTTGAGGATGGGTTGTATGTACAAACAGTGGTGGAGGCTGTGAAGCTGTCGAGCCGCAGTGGCGAGTGGGAGAGCGTGGAGGTCATGACCCAGGAACCAGATCCCAACCACAACCTGTGTGAGGCGCTCCAGAGAAATAAGAACTGA
- the LOC136955764 gene encoding inner centromere protein A-like isoform X2, with protein sequence MAPRKRSVVWTFFRVLNEKKVHCLLCMEIVVYNGHTTNMLRHMRTKHPKEFSSAATNIRPSAGTGDESEPMITNSGDEYTSVEVALEEDHPVQITTVNEADITNAINGILKAAEHQAVEGQSEVVTADTQSHVGSGPSPSTRKWSSIWTHYERLEDQKRALCLICLEKIQHHSSTSNLHRHLSKKHPDAHARMESHSKKRLSKGAYSTPVKEGQARPMGKMRVSEKYQDMFDGEVRVLERERELTEALRKAQQQEARALEQQRELLDALRRANTREAASEKEELEALRRAQEQEARALRREREEAQRERAEVLVERERLREEREELERLRREVGVGRGQLEEQPTGLFQEQGAVMAKETHG encoded by the exons ATGGCTCCGAGAAAAAGAAGTGTGGTATGGACATTTTTCAGGGTTTTAAATGAGAAGAAAGTACACTGTTTGTTGTGCATGGAGATCGTCGTTTACAACGGGCACACCACTAACATGCTCCGGCATATGCGTACCAAACACCCGAAAGAGTTCAGCAGCGCGGCAACAAACATCAGGCCAAGCGCTGGGACAGGAGACGAAAGTGAACCGATGATTACAAACAGTGGAGACGAATACACTTCTG TGGAGGTAGCGCTGGAGGAGGACCACCCAGTACAGATCACCACGGTGAATGAAGCTGACATAACGAACGCCATCAATGGAATCCTGAAGGCGGCGGAGCACCAAGCAGTGGAGGGCCAAAGTGAGGTTGTAACTGCAGACACCCAGAGCCATGTGGGGAGTGGTCCCAGTCCATCGACACGGAAGTGGAGTTCAATATGGACTCACTATGAGCGCCTGGAGGACCAGAAGCGAGCTCTGTGTTTAATATGCTTAGAGAAGATTCAGCACCATAGCAGCACCAGCAATCTGCATCGCCACTTGTCCAAGAAGCACCCAGACGCCCATGCACGCATGGAAAGTCACAGCAAGAAACGCCTCTCTAAAGGTGCATACAGCACCCCTGTCAAAGAAGGCCAAGCCAGGCCCATGGGGAAGATGAGAGTGTCAGAGAAATATCAAG ACATGTTTGATGGCGAGGTGCGTGTGTTGGAGCGTGAGCGCGAGCTGACGGAAGCTCTGAGGAAGGCGCAGCAGCAGGAGGCGCGGGCACTGGAGCAGCAGAGGGAACTCCTGGACGCTCTGAGACGAGCCAACACCAGGGAGGCCGCCTCCgagaaggaggagctggaggctctGAGACGAGCTCAGGAGCAGGAGGCCCGcgccctgaggagagagagggaggaggcgcagagggagagagcagaggtgcTGGTGGAACGGGAGAGGCtacgagaggagagggaggagctggagcgtctacggagggaggttggggtggGACGGGGCCAGCTGGAGGAGCAACCCACAGGGCTGTTCCAGGAACAGGGAGCGGTGATGGCCAAGGAGACTCATGGTTAG
- the LOC136955764 gene encoding inner centromere protein A-like isoform X1: MAPRKRSVVWTFFRVLNEKKVHCLLCMEIVVYNGHTTNMLRHMRTKHPKEFSSAATNIRPSAGTGDESEPMITNSGDEYTSGMVTYLEVALEEDHPVQITTVNEADITNAINGILKAAEHQAVEGQSEVVTADTQSHVGSGPSPSTRKWSSIWTHYERLEDQKRALCLICLEKIQHHSSTSNLHRHLSKKHPDAHARMESHSKKRLSKGAYSTPVKEGQARPMGKMRVSEKYQDMFDGEVRVLERERELTEALRKAQQQEARALEQQRELLDALRRANTREAASEKEELEALRRAQEQEARALRREREEAQRERAEVLVERERLREEREELERLRREVGVGRGQLEEQPTGLFQEQGAVMAKETHG; this comes from the exons ATGGCTCCGAGAAAAAGAAGTGTGGTATGGACATTTTTCAGGGTTTTAAATGAGAAGAAAGTACACTGTTTGTTGTGCATGGAGATCGTCGTTTACAACGGGCACACCACTAACATGCTCCGGCATATGCGTACCAAACACCCGAAAGAGTTCAGCAGCGCGGCAACAAACATCAGGCCAAGCGCTGGGACAGGAGACGAAAGTGAACCGATGATTACAAACAGTGGAGACGAATACACTTCTGGTATGGTTACATATT TGGAGGTAGCGCTGGAGGAGGACCACCCAGTACAGATCACCACGGTGAATGAAGCTGACATAACGAACGCCATCAATGGAATCCTGAAGGCGGCGGAGCACCAAGCAGTGGAGGGCCAAAGTGAGGTTGTAACTGCAGACACCCAGAGCCATGTGGGGAGTGGTCCCAGTCCATCGACACGGAAGTGGAGTTCAATATGGACTCACTATGAGCGCCTGGAGGACCAGAAGCGAGCTCTGTGTTTAATATGCTTAGAGAAGATTCAGCACCATAGCAGCACCAGCAATCTGCATCGCCACTTGTCCAAGAAGCACCCAGACGCCCATGCACGCATGGAAAGTCACAGCAAGAAACGCCTCTCTAAAGGTGCATACAGCACCCCTGTCAAAGAAGGCCAAGCCAGGCCCATGGGGAAGATGAGAGTGTCAGAGAAATATCAAG ACATGTTTGATGGCGAGGTGCGTGTGTTGGAGCGTGAGCGCGAGCTGACGGAAGCTCTGAGGAAGGCGCAGCAGCAGGAGGCGCGGGCACTGGAGCAGCAGAGGGAACTCCTGGACGCTCTGAGACGAGCCAACACCAGGGAGGCCGCCTCCgagaaggaggagctggaggctctGAGACGAGCTCAGGAGCAGGAGGCCCGcgccctgaggagagagagggaggaggcgcagagggagagagcagaggtgcTGGTGGAACGGGAGAGGCtacgagaggagagggaggagctggagcgtctacggagggaggttggggtggGACGGGGCCAGCTGGAGGAGCAACCCACAGGGCTGTTCCAGGAACAGGGAGCGGTGATGGCCAAGGAGACTCATGGTTAG
- the LOC136955544 gene encoding adhesion G-protein coupled receptor G2-like codes for MVIHLQLVGSLLLLNLLLLASMSLAWENSLLCKVLGGLLHYALLTCFSWMGLEALHLYRLLVQVYNTYTEHYLLKISLLGWGLSGVVVTVVAGIWTPYGLKDGMCWMTADVVQYCSVLAYLIVVLLFNGGMFIFTMTTMCRMRSGISPLQKTRNNRAVCSVLGLTCILGLTWGLGFFSIGYTNYVILYTFTILNSLQGFFLFLWICIKRRREGKEHRKSVVTSQRTLTTSEPQVNN; via the exons ATGGTGATCCACCTCCAGCTGGTGGGCTCTCTGCTGCTGCtcaacctgctgctgctggccagCATGTCCCTTGCCTGGGAGAACTCACTGCTGTGCAAGGTGCTGGGTGGCCTGCTGCACTACGCCCTGCtcacctgcttctcctggatgggCCTGGAGGCCCTGCACCTGTACCGCCTCCTGGTGCAGGTCTACAACACCTACACCGAGCACTACCTGCTGAAGATCAGCCTGCTGGGCTGGG gGCTGTCAGGAGTGGTGGTGACTGTTGTAGCAGGGATCTGGACCCCATATGGCCTGAAAGACGGCAT gtGCTGGATGACAGCTGATGTTGTGCAGTACTGCTCAGTCCTGGCCTATCTCATTGTGGTCTTACTTTTCAACGGAGGAATGTTCATTTTCACCATGACCACCATGTGTAGGATGCGATCTGGGATATCCCCCTTGCAGAAGACGAGGAACAACAGGGCCGTCTGCAGCGTCCTGGGCCTCACCTGCATCCTGGGCCTCACCTGGGGCCTGGGCTTCTTCTCCATTGGCTACACCAACTATGTCATCCTCTATACCTTCACCATCCTCAACTCACTGCAAG gcttctttctgtttctgtggaTTTGCATcaaaagacggagagagggaaaggagcacAGAAAGTCTGTTGTAACAAGCCAGAGAACGCTCACAACATCAGAGCCTCAAGTAAATAACTGA
- the LOC136955700 gene encoding serine/threonine-protein kinase VRK3-like, whose translation MSAGLVYSAPSPVSTRQALRRTRKSTTPGQVEDAASVVDTPPRIASPRQTDQSPKPVLTLRKRRAVTPPLNPTREDPPTVSSPTLRSPAAVKGKTKKAKWTCVVEPLQKGEELSDTTGRKWRLVKLLGQNEPELIYAVQQTGPGIDCGDCRHVLKLGLKDGRIFNEQNFLQRAAKPTSVDKWMKRTKMDFLGIPSCVGFGLHAEIYRFLIVPSMGQTLQVVLKEQGGLLSETAVLQLACRILDVLEFIHENEYVHGDVQAENIFIQPAGHTQVYLAGYCPGGRHVEYREGSRTPHEGALEFISLDSHKGAG comes from the exons ATGTCCGCAGGTCTGGTTTACTCTGCTCCTAGCCCAGTGTCCACACGCCAAGCCCTACGTCGCACCCGTAAGTCCACTACCCCAGGCCAAGTAGAAGATGCCGCCAGTGTTGTGGACACGCCCCCTCGCATAGCATCTCCCAGGCAAACAG ATCAGAGCCCCAAGCCTGTGTTGACCCTAAGGAAGCGGCGAGCGGTCACCCCGCCACTGAACCCCACCAGAGAGGATCCTCCAACTGTCTCCTCCCCCACGCTCAGGTCCCCTGCTGCTG TCAAGGGGAAAACGAAGAAGGCCAAGTGGACGTGTGTTGTGGAGCCTTTGCAGAAAGGGGAGGAACTGAGTGACACAACAGGCAGGAAGTGGCGGCTGGTGAAGCTGTTGGGTCAGAATGAGCCAGAGCTGATCTacgcag TCCAGCAGACCGGGCCAGGGATCGACTGTGGTGACTGCAGACATGTCCTCAAACTG GGGCTTAAAGATGGGAGGATCTTTAATGAGCAGAACTTCCTTCAGAGGGCTGCAAAACCCACATCTG TGGACAAATGGATGAAGCGCACTAAGATGGACTTCCTTGGGATTCCGTCCTGTGTGGGTTTTGGGCTACATGCAGAaatctacag GTTTCTGATTGTCCCCAGCATGGGCCAGACGCTCCAGGTTGTCCTGAAGGAACAGGGGGGGCTCCTGTCTGAGACAGCAGTGCTGCAGCTGGCCTGTAGAATA CTGGACGTGTTGGAGTTCATCCATGAGAACGAGTATGTCCACGGAGACGTTCAGgcagaaaacatcttcatccagccagcaggacacacacag gtgtatcTCGcagg GTACTGTCCAGGTGGTCGACATGTGGAGTACCGGGAAGGCAGTAGAACACCACATGAGGGCGCCCTGGAGTTTATAAGCCTGGACTCCCACAAAGGAGCAGGTTAG
- the LOC136955805 gene encoding ribonuclease Y-like — MRVSEKYQDMFDGEVRVLERERELTEALRKAQQQEARALEQQRELLDALRRANTREAASEKEELEALRRAQEQEARALRREREEAQRERAEVLVERERLQEEREELERLRREVGVGRGQLEEQPTGLFQEQGAVMAKETHG; from the exons ATGAGAGTGTCAGAGAAATATCAAG ACATGTTTGATGGCGAGGTGCGTGTGTTGGAGCGTGAGCGCGAGCTGACGGAAGCTCTGAGGAAGGCGCAGCAGCAGGAGGCGCGGGCACTGGAGCAGCAGAGGGAACTCCTGGACGCTCTGAGACGAGCCAACACCAGGGAGGCCGCCTCCgagaaggaggagctggaggctctGAGACGAGCTCAGGAGCAGGAGGCCCGcgccctgaggagagagagggaggaggcgcagagggagagagcagaggtgcTGGTGGAACGGGAGAGGCtacaagaggagagggaggagctggagcgtctacggagggaggttggggtggGACGGGGCCAGCTGGAGGAGCAACCCACAGGGCTGTTCCAGGAACAGGGAGCGGTGATGGCCAAGGAGACTCATGGTTAG
- the LOC136955701 gene encoding adhesion G-protein coupled receptor G5-like has product MTWISGKYGATLTVERKIKDYTGMKLHVSATMISLNSLEQEAYLQVDLPADLFSRLDPILAHNNVTFTFTVNNTPPASQTTEGRLYNIIFGVEVENITMSNLSTPFNMSFKHTYEQKGNATCVYLNQTGSWVPDGCQTLTLPEHVVCSCNHFSLFTLMIPGLVPSKEHAQILRTLSIVGGAISAFFCALTLLTHCLQHASQATDKAMVIHLQLVGSLLLLNLLLLASMSLAWEDSLLCKVLGGLLHYALLTCFSWMGLEALHLYRLLVQVYNTYTEHYLLKISLLGWGLSGVVVTVVAGIWTPYGLKDGMCWMTADVVQYCSVLAYLIVVLLFNGGMFIFILSTMCRMRSGISPLQRMRNNRAVCSVLGLTCILGLTWGLGFFSIGYTNYVILYTFTILNSLQGFFLFLWICIKRRREGKEHRKSVVTSQKTLTTSEPQVNN; this is encoded by the exons ATGACTTGGATCTCTG GGAAGTATGGCGCCACCCTCACTGTGGAGCGCAAGATAAAAGATTACACCGGAATGAAACTCCATGTTTCTgcaaccatg ATATCATTGAACAGCTTAGAGCAGGAAGCTTACCTGCAGGTGGACCTGCCTGCTGACCTCTTCTCAAGGCTGGACCCAATACTGGCCCACAACAATGTGACCTTCACCTTCACTGTGAACAACACTCCACCTGCCAGTCAg ACTACAGAGGGACGTCTCTACAATATCATCTTTGGTGTTGAGGTTGAGAACATTACCATGTCTAACCTGTCCACACCATTCAACATGAGCTTCAAACACACCTATGAGCAAAAG GGGAATGCAACATGTGTTTACCTGAACCAGACAG GGAGCTGGGTTCCTGATGGCTGCCAGACCCTGACCCTCCCAGAACACGTTGTCTGTAGCTGTAACCACTTCTCCCTTTTTACCCTCATG ATCCCTGGTCTTGTCCCGAGTAAAGAGCACGCTCAGATCCTCAGAACGCTCAGCATAGTGGGAGGAGCCATCTCTGCCTTCTTCTGTGCCCTTACATTACTGACACACTGTCTGCAGCATGC GAGCCAGGCGACTGACAAAGCCATGGTGATCCACCTCCAGCTGGTGGGCTCTCTGCTGCTGCtcaacctgctgctgctggccagCATGTCCCTTGCCTGGGAGGACTCACTGCTGTGCAAAGTGCTGGGTGGCCTGCTGCACTACGCCCTGCtcacctgcttctcctggatgggCCTGGAGGCCCTGCACCTGTACCGCCTCCTGGTGCAGGTCTACAACACCTACACCGAGCACTACCTGCTGAAGATCAGCCTGCTGGGCTGGG gGCTGTCAGGAGTGGTGGTGACCGTTGTAGCAGGGATCTGGACCCCATATGGCCTGAAAGACGGCAT gtGCTGGATGACAGCTGATGTTGTGCAGTACTGCTCAGTCCTGGCCTATCTCATTGTGGTCTTACTTTTCAACGGAGGAATGTTCATCTTCATCTTGAGCACCATGTGTAGGATGCGATCTGGGATATCCCCCTTGCAGAGGATGAGGAACAACAGGGCCGTCTGCAGCGTCCTGGGCCTCACCTGCATCCTGGGCCTCACCTGGGGCCTGGGCTTCTTCTCCATTGGTTACACCAACTATGTCATCCTCTATACCTTCACCATCCTCAACTCACTGCAAG gcttctttctgtttctgtggaTTTGCATcaaaagacggagagagggaaaggagcacAGAAAGTCTGTTGTAACAAGCCAGAAAACGCTCACAACATCAGAGCCTCAAGTAAATAACTGA